One genomic segment of Sanyastnella coralliicola includes these proteins:
- a CDS encoding hydrogen peroxide-inducible genes activator produces MTLQQLQYVVALDNHRHFVKAAQSCSVAQPTLTLQVKKLEDQMNFQLFDRSKQPIKPTPMGELFISKARHILREIDELKELVNKERDRIDGEYSIGVIPTLSPYLLPLFIGDFVKSHPNTKLSVHELQSAEIIDRLQKGILDIGILATPLEEPNLREIPVFYEPFLLFANAEHSVLRQRGSISPQDLDENELWLLGQGHCFRNQTVNICQVNQNKDERNLMMEGGSIETLKKMLQQVDGYTLIPQLSFDEQTDTPFVKRFNHPEPAREISIVVHRSFTREQLLTELRKSILANTPDSFEKNERFVTIRWR; encoded by the coding sequence ATGACACTCCAGCAATTGCAATATGTTGTTGCGCTCGACAACCATCGTCACTTCGTTAAAGCTGCACAGAGTTGTTCTGTGGCTCAACCCACCCTCACCTTGCAAGTAAAGAAGCTGGAAGATCAAATGAACTTTCAGCTCTTTGATCGAAGTAAACAACCAATTAAACCCACTCCCATGGGTGAATTGTTCATTTCGAAGGCCAGACATATTCTTCGTGAGATTGACGAACTCAAGGAACTCGTCAATAAGGAACGAGATCGTATTGATGGTGAATATTCGATTGGCGTGATTCCTACGCTTTCTCCTTACCTCTTGCCGCTCTTTATCGGAGATTTCGTGAAGTCTCATCCAAACACCAAGCTCTCCGTGCACGAGCTTCAGAGCGCTGAGATCATTGATCGCCTGCAGAAAGGCATTCTAGACATTGGTATTCTTGCTACGCCGCTTGAAGAACCGAACCTTCGCGAAATCCCTGTGTTTTATGAGCCTTTTCTTCTTTTCGCTAACGCGGAACACTCCGTTTTAAGGCAACGTGGAAGTATTTCACCTCAAGATCTAGACGAGAATGAATTGTGGCTACTTGGACAAGGACATTGCTTCCGGAATCAGACGGTAAATATCTGCCAGGTCAACCAGAATAAAGATGAACGAAACCTAATGATGGAAGGAGGGTCAATTGAGACCTTAAAAAAGATGCTCCAACAAGTGGATGGGTATACCTTGATTCCTCAACTTTCATTTGATGAACAGACTGACACGCCATTTGTCAAACGATTCAATCATCCTGAACCGGCAAGAGAAATAAGCATCGTGGTACACCGTAGTTTCACACGCGAGCAACTCTTAACTGAATTGAGGAAATCAATCTTAGCAAACACCCCTGACAGCTTCGAAAAGAACGAACGATTTGTCACCATTCGTTGGAGATAA
- the nhaC gene encoding Na+/H+ antiporter NhaC, producing the protein MNNSASSLLLSLVPIVVLIALLGLNVVFYGEDSSYGPNQIALLTAGGVAAGISLLSGEKWKKLYDGITESISSALGAILILLMIGALAGTWLLSGVIPAMIYYGLEILNPTIFLFATTIVCAIVSLATGSSWGTVGTVGVALIAIGQALGIGEGWVAGAIISGAYFGDKMSPLSDTTNLAPAIAGTDLFTHIRHMIWTTGPSIIIALIVFLVAGFTVDLQESTVSVGEMQQVMAEKFNLGWWLMLVPIAVIVMIAKKVPAVPALFIGSIIGGIFAVIFQPQIIMELAGEGKSFANSAYSIVVKAMALDTSIETGNDEINRLLSAGGMYGMMNTVWLILCALTFGGILQAAGMLRRITSAILSVVTGSGGLVASTAGTCIVFNVLASDQYLAIVVPGKMFADAYKDQGLAPENLSRALEDSGTVTSVLIPWNTCGVAQSGVLGVATLAYAPYCIFNIVSPFMTVLFGLMGWKLNRLPAKIGSDGLNEG; encoded by the coding sequence ATGAATAACTCAGCTTCTTCCCTCCTGCTTTCGTTGGTGCCAATTGTGGTGCTCATCGCATTGCTAGGACTAAACGTTGTCTTCTACGGTGAAGACTCTTCTTACGGACCGAATCAAATAGCCTTGCTCACCGCAGGTGGAGTAGCTGCAGGAATCTCCTTGCTATCAGGTGAGAAATGGAAGAAACTGTATGATGGCATCACCGAGAGCATATCCTCAGCACTAGGAGCCATCTTGATTCTATTGATGATCGGAGCTTTAGCAGGAACCTGGTTGCTTTCCGGAGTCATCCCTGCTATGATTTACTACGGACTCGAAATCCTCAACCCAACCATCTTCTTATTTGCCACTACCATTGTCTGCGCGATTGTATCGCTCGCTACAGGATCATCATGGGGTACCGTCGGAACGGTTGGTGTGGCCCTCATTGCCATCGGTCAAGCCTTAGGCATAGGTGAAGGATGGGTAGCAGGGGCGATTATCTCGGGGGCATACTTCGGAGACAAAATGTCTCCCCTATCTGATACTACGAACCTTGCTCCAGCAATCGCTGGTACGGATCTATTCACGCACATTCGCCATATGATCTGGACTACAGGTCCTTCCATCATCATTGCACTCATCGTATTCCTCGTAGCTGGGTTTACAGTTGACCTCCAGGAAAGCACCGTAAGCGTTGGAGAAATGCAGCAAGTCATGGCCGAAAAATTCAATCTCGGATGGTGGTTGATGTTGGTACCTATTGCTGTCATTGTGATGATCGCCAAAAAGGTACCTGCCGTACCTGCTCTGTTTATTGGGTCAATCATCGGAGGAATCTTCGCTGTCATTTTCCAGCCTCAAATCATCATGGAATTAGCAGGTGAAGGAAAGTCTTTCGCGAACTCAGCTTATTCCATTGTGGTGAAGGCAATGGCGTTGGATACAAGCATTGAAACCGGCAACGATGAAATCAATCGACTGCTTTCAGCTGGCGGAATGTATGGAATGATGAATACTGTATGGTTGATTCTCTGTGCCCTCACCTTCGGAGGAATTCTGCAAGCGGCTGGAATGTTAAGAAGAATCACTTCTGCAATTTTAAGCGTGGTGACTGGTTCTGGAGGCCTTGTGGCTTCTACTGCGGGAACATGTATTGTCTTCAACGTATTGGCGAGTGATCAATACCTCGCTATCGTTGTTCCAGGGAAAATGTTCGCTGATGCCTACAAAGACCAAGGCCTTGCTCCAGAAAACTTAAGTCGTGCATTGGAAGACAGCGGAACAGTAACCTCAGTTCTTATTCCATGGAATACATGTGGTGTAGCACAATCTGGGGTTTTAGGTGTTGCTACTTTGGCCTATGCACCATACTGCATATTTAATATTGTCAGTCCGTTCATGACCGTTCTCTTTGGGCTCATGGGTTGGAAACTAAATCGCCTCCCAGCGAAGATTGGTTCAGACGGATTGAATGAAGGTTGA